In Oryza sativa Japonica Group chromosome 3, ASM3414082v1, one DNA window encodes the following:
- the LOC4331866 gene encoding uncharacterized protein At5g64816: MVDAWWPLLAAAIPAVVAGQAFRVKRRRDEEQRLKAARGREKSSDEVFVCERVCTSKRMLKKVGAFSKDPIPETCVTVCGVSELDACADACARTVCVNQHQVPNWNDVCLKRCQSECLKLSSTLM, translated from the coding sequence ATGGTGGACGCGTGGTggccgctgctcgccgcggcgatcccggcggtggtggccggtcAGGCCTTCCGCGTGAAGCGGCGGCGGGACGAGGAGCAGCGCCtcaaggcggcgcgcgggcgcgagAAGAGCTCCGACGAGGTGTTCGTCTGCGAGCGCGTGTGCacctccaagcggatgctcaAGAAGGTGGGGGCCTTCTCCAAGGACCCCATCCCGGAGACCTGCGTCACCGTCTGCGGCGTCTCCGAGCTCGACGCCTGCGCCGACGCATGCGCCCGGACCGTCTGCGTCAACCAGCACCAGGTCCCCAACTGGAACGACGTCTGCCTCAAGAGGTGCCAGAGCGAGTGCCTCAAGCTCTCCTCCACCCTCATGTAG